The genomic segment AATAGAAAACTGGACTGTCGGAAACGACTTTAACAATTGCACCAGTTCTTCTTGAAACCATACTAAAAAGCTTTTGTGCTCTTCTTTATTATGAATAATGTTCTCCATTTTCACTGCTGGATAATACGGATTTTGTTCTTTATTTCTTAATAAAATTTCATATCCAACAATTCGATTGTTTCGTACATCGAATTTAGGCTGGAAGTGAAGTTGAAATTCATCCATTTAAAGACCTCCCCTTACTACTACTTCAATCGGTCATTTACGTAAGAAAATAAGATGGCACTACGTTTTTCATGTGACTATTTAAAATAAAGAGTGTCTAAGGCAATAAATCACACTGAGTTCACAAAGAACAGTTAAATCTAATCTATCTATTATTATAATTAGCAAGTAACTCCTCAGAACTATAAACCTGCTGCTTTATATTGATATTTAGAATTTTTTTAGCTAAGGCATTAAAAGTATAGTGTTCGTCAATTACTACTATATAATCATAATTGGATAAAGTGGATATAAATTCTTCATCTGAAATAATAAAGTTTTCAATTGCATCCACCTGATTTGAGTATAAGTAATATTTCCCCACATACTGAGTATAATAGCTATCAATGCTTTCTTTATCTGCACTTACTATCAAATAACTAGCATTGTTCAAATCTTGGTTATCTCCAGTAATGTTTTTTATCAAATAAGGTATTTCATTCTCATAATTTTTATTACTGAACATCATCCCATTGCTTTCTGACAAAATTAATCCTGTAGAAAAGAATAACAATAAAATCGAACTGTATTGATAATACTTTTTTGTTTTGATACTTTTATAAGACCTATGATTTCGCATAGCAATAGTTTGTTCATAGAGAAGAGAATCCATTTCTTGTACAAGAGTTATAGACAGAATCCCTAAAGAAAAAATAACCATACTTGAAGCATATCTTTCAAACCCTGCTAATACTAAAGCTTCTTCTATAGGCATAGAAAATAAAAACATTCCTAGTATCCCTATATAATATAGAATAACTATAGCATCCGTCAAAAATAGCATCTTGATCAAGCTATTCTTTCTCTTAAATCCTACTCTAATAATTAAATATGCCCCGATAAAGATTACATTTACGAATATAATTCCTTGAGTAGATAAACTATGCCAATCTATAACAGTTGAAGTGAAAGTGTGTATAATCTGAGTGGTAATCTCGTTTGTTTTTTCTGCAAATATGTCTTGATAAGAGCTAATATTCACACTATGTTTAGATACTTCTTCTGTAAATGTGTTTTTTACATGTACTTCCCATAATATAAACGTGGAAATAGAAAACATCACTGTTGAGCCAATTCCCACCACTAGGTGCATTATTTTAGATTGTTCTTTATTGAAATTTTTTATGCTGGTATACAAATAATAAAGCAGCACGATCACAACAAAAAATAATCCGCTATTTTTAACAATAGCTAAAACGGATAATAACAGTATTGTATGAATCGAAGAAAGCAAAAAGTTTTTTCTCAACACATAAATGCCTGAAACAGCCGCTAATGCTAACAGTGGCAATAGAAAATCAACTAATAAGTTATTCATCCTAATAGCTATATTAAAATAATTAAATAGTGCTATAGTCAAAAATAGACTACTTGTCATAAGCGTTCTAGAAGAATCTCGTATAACTGAAAATAGAGAATAGAGTGCAGCTATAATAAGCATAAACTGACCTAGCAACATAACGCCTTCATGATAACCAACAATTAAGGTAACATAATAAACAAACAGAGAAGATCCAATAGGATAGGATGTAAAGCTAATAATCCCTGTTGCCGCTGTAGGTAATGAAGCTTCTGTAATAAGGTACTTGACGATTACAGCCCAATGAGAAAAATTGTCATAGTGAACAAGACTGGATTGCAATAGAATAACAGAAAAAATCAAAAAATAACCGACCATCCATATTCTAGTCAAATCTAACGAAAAGAGCCTAATTTTACTATCATTTTTATGTCTAAATAGGTTCACACTAAAAAGAAGTAGGCCGATTAGAAACATAGCAATTGCAGTGCCAGATAAAAATCCTAGTAAAGAAGCAATATACAGAACGATTATATTTGCACAAAAGATAACAATTAAAGACAGCTTTGATGGATAGCCAAACTTTCTTTCAATGTAGATTCGATACCCATACGTTGACAAACAAAACAGAAAAAAACGTAATACTATAATGATCATCTTTTGTTTCTCCAATCCTTTAATAAGCTATGAAAAGCACTATCCTCAATTAGTTCATCTATATTCTCTACCAAATAAACATAATTCCCTGTACTTAAATCAGACTCAGATAACGTAAGTTTAAACAGTACGTTTTTATATAGAACATCCATTTGTTTCTGCATGATATCTACACTATCACTTTGTATAACCATTGTCTGAAAATCAAATTCTTTTAATACTACAGAAGTATTCTGAATTTCAATGCTTTCATGCAGGGTAATTATTGGAAATTTAGATAATTTTTTGGGAGCAGCTATTTTTTTAATTGAAAAATGGTGCATAAAATTGTCTATTAAACCATCTAAAGGTGTTAGCCACACATCATGCTTCTTAGGCAAATATTGATTACTTCGATCATAAACCAATTGAAAATAGGCTTGTTTATTAGCACGTTCCGGTTTTTCAATCCAAACGCCATATAGCCACCCATCAGATTGTTCCATCACTCTGGCAATTTTCCCTCTAACCTTTACACTATTTTTCTCTGTTTGTATGTCAAAATTGAGCCATTCATCAGGCGGGAAATAAATTGGTTCTTCAGAAAAGAATGACAGCCCTTCTTCTGATATGTTTGTCGTATAGAGCGAATAACTATGGTTTAAGCAAGTTATTGTCATCGCTTCTTTGGCATAAAACCTTTCAAATTTACGATAAATTGGCCGGCCTAGAGAGAATAAAACGGCATATGCAAGATTCACTATATGATGTAATAACCAGAACGTAATAACACTGCCATACAATAATTCCGAACCGTATTTTCCATAGTTAAATTTAACTAAACCGTAAAGTGAAAGGAGCAGCATTATTAGATGCGGAACTACAAATAACAATTCATATCGTGATTTGTTCACTGACTTTTTCGTAACCTTGAATTTTTTTTCTGTGATTCCAATAGACTCTAAAAATACAGGTATTACTAAATAAGGTGCAAAGATCGTTTCCTGTATCTCTCCCCAACGTTGCGATCTTATTTCGCCCGAGACGCTGGTCATAGCACTTTGTAATAAAAAATAACTAGGAAGCCAAAAACACATTAATATCCAAAAATCAGTATCAACTACACGAATGTTGAATACAGTAAATAAAATTGGAGCAAATACATACAAAAGACGCCTAAAAAATGACCACCAATACAAATAACTATTTAGAAAAACCAATTTCTGATTCCATTTAAAATTAGGATTAGTTAATATACGTAAATTATAGATACTACGGATAACACCGCGTGCCCATCTTACACGCTGGTTCAAGACGCTTTGAAAATCAGTTGGGGTCAGCCCACTGGCCATTGGTTCAAGCGTTGAAATACTTCTATAGCCGCAACTATTTATTTTTGCCCCTAATTGAAAGTCTTCGGTAATCGTATTGGTTGGAAAACCGCCAGCCTCTTCAATCGCTTGTCTTAGGATCAATGTATTTGAACCTGTGTATATAGCTGTATCATGTGCATTGTTTAATACATTTACTTCTCTAGAAAAGAAATCTTGTTCATTAGCTATTGAATTTTCTGAGAATAAATTATATTGAAAAATATCGGCATTGTAAAAACTTTGAGGGGTTTGAATAAAACCAAGGTGTTTATGATTAGGGTCATCTTTAACCTTGAAATCTTCCATAAAATAAGGAACGGTTTCCATTAAAAATTTTGAATAAGGAATCATATCAGCATCAAACGTTGCAACTAATGGGGAATTCGTCATACTTAATGCATTATTCAGATTTCCTGATTTCGCATGCTTATTATTTTCAAAACCTGCATATCCCACATTGAATTGTTTTGCCAATTCCTTAACTTCTTTTCTATTGGTATCATCAGATAAATAAATATGAATTTTTAAAGGATCAGGGTATTCCATGTGAACACAGGCATTAACCGTTTTGTATAATAAATCTACATCCTCATTGTGTGTTGCTATTATTACGTCTACATGCGGGTATTCTTCATTTTCCAGTACCGGTTTTTCCAATATTTTTTCTTTGCTCTTACTCCAAATCAAAATAAATGCCGTGAAATTTGAAACGACTTCACTCACCCAAAGTGCTATACCAAAAATAAGAGCAAATAATGATCCTGATAAAGGTAACGTAAAGAACAGTCTCCACACTAAATAAATGACTGAAAATAGAACAGCTGCTAAATAAAGTATCTTTTTATTATCTTTCATTTGACCACCTTATGAAAAACCCATTTTTTTTGAACATAAAAACTAATGACAAATAGTAATAAATCTATCACTACCTTTACTAGCGTAGGATTAAAATCCATTAGCACATTATGTACCAATGAAACGAATAAACTTGAGATAAATGTTTGTATAATAACTAGACCATAGTATTTAATAAAGCTATTAGAACTACCATTCTTAAAGACGATATAATTGTTTACCAGATAATTAAATAATGAAGATATACTGCGCGCAATATACGAAGCTATCGTGATAGCTTGAAAATTACTTTCTCCTATAAAATAAATAATTAAAGAAAAAATACTGATATCAATAAAAAAAGAAAAAACAGATGAAAAAAGATATTTAATAAAAACGGCATAAATAGCAATCGAATCGAACAAAGCATGAAAATGAGACGATTGATTTTCTTCAATGTAAACTGTTTTAATGGGCACTTCTACAATACGTACCTGTTGCTTTTTCGCTTCCAACAACATGCTCATTTCGTACTCAAATCTGTCACCTGAAGTATTTACTAACTGCTCCATAAAGAAACGGGGAATAACTCTTAATCCCGTTTGAGTATCTGTTAATTTAATTCCTGTTATGACTTTCATTATTCTCCTTGTTAGAAGATTTCCAAATTTACTTTTAAAAGGTACCTTCCCATCAAAACTTCTTACTCCCATAATTAATGCATCTTTATGAACATTAAAAGCATCAACACAAAAGACCATATCCTTGTATCGATGTTGTCCATCTGAGTCAATCGTGACGATTCCTTTAGCCTTTTCAAAATGCTTCAACACATAGTTCATAGCTGTCTTTAAAGCTCGTCCTTTACCAAAATTCTGTTCATGCGTTAGAACGATACAGTCAAATTTATCTTTTGCAATTTGAAAATACTTTTCAAATGCAATGCCACTCCCATCATCTACAATCACGATTGGTATTGTAACTGATTGCCTTGATCTAATAGTTTCCAACAAGCTTAGGAGCTTTTCATCTGGCTCTAAAGATGGTATGACAATTACTATATTTTCCATAATATTCCCCTTTAATTAACTAAGGTTTAAATTCTCAGCCTTTAACTTTCAAAAAATCATTGGATTCTTCAAAAATTAGATTCTGTTATTTATAGCACAGACTTTTTTTTTATTCCATTAATTTATACCGAAATCAATTTTTCCATTGATCTATTATGTCAATTTTGTTCACAATTAGTTATCATCAAATGATTTCTTTTTTTATCTTTACTATTTTCGCTCCTTTTTCATCCATATCAGTTAATACAACCCATTTAATTGTTCAACATTTCCTAAACTCATCTTAACTAACAATACAAAACCACTCATTGTAACAGATGTATTTCCAGATAGAATTCTCTTTAAAAAGCCTATAAATATAGGAAAAAAACAAACTATTTAGTAGTAAATTTAAATAACGATCTCTTTCATCTTGTTATTCAGTCTTTTATATTCTCTAATATGTGATATAATTAACAATAAATTCCAACATTTTAGAAATGGAGATTCGCTATGAAAGAAATCAGTTTAGGCTCTTCTGTTTACGAATTAGTTACCGCACATCCGGAAATCCAACATGTTTTATTTGACTTAGGTTTAAAAGATATTCAAACACCTGGCATGTTAACGACTGTGGGAAGGTATATGACTATTCCAAAGGGAGCAAAGATGAAAAAAGTTGATTTACAAGTCATTATTGATCAATTGGAACAATTAGGCTTTACCATTAAGGAGTGAATTTATGGAAAACAATACTGTTCAGCGTCAGAAAAAAATTGTTGAGATTTTAACGTTGCTTCATGAAGGCGGAGAGTTTGAAGAAGCCAAGCGTC from the Carnobacterium inhibens subsp. inhibens DSM 13024 genome contains:
- a CDS encoding glycosyltransferase — encoded protein: MKDNKKILYLAAVLFSVIYLVWRLFFTLPLSGSLFALIFGIALWVSEVVSNFTAFILIWSKSKEKILEKPVLENEEYPHVDVIIATHNEDVDLLYKTVNACVHMEYPDPLKIHIYLSDDTNRKEVKELAKQFNVGYAGFENNKHAKSGNLNNALSMTNSPLVATFDADMIPYSKFLMETVPYFMEDFKVKDDPNHKHLGFIQTPQSFYNADIFQYNLFSENSIANEQDFFSREVNVLNNAHDTAIYTGSNTLILRQAIEEAGGFPTNTITEDFQLGAKINSCGYRSISTLEPMASGLTPTDFQSVLNQRVRWARGVIRSIYNLRILTNPNFKWNQKLVFLNSYLYWWSFFRRLLYVFAPILFTVFNIRVVDTDFWILMCFWLPSYFLLQSAMTSVSGEIRSQRWGEIQETIFAPYLVIPVFLESIGITEKKFKVTKKSVNKSRYELLFVVPHLIMLLLSLYGLVKFNYGKYGSELLYGSVITFWLLHHIVNLAYAVLFSLGRPIYRKFERFYAKEAMTITCLNHSYSLYTTNISEEGLSFFSEEPIYFPPDEWLNFDIQTEKNSVKVRGKIARVMEQSDGWLYGVWIEKPERANKQAYFQLVYDRSNQYLPKKHDVWLTPLDGLIDNFMHHFSIKKIAAPKKLSKFPIITLHESIEIQNTSVVLKEFDFQTMVIQSDSVDIMQKQMDVLYKNVLFKLTLSESDLSTGNYVYLVENIDELIEDSAFHSLLKDWRNKR
- a CDS encoding bifunctional glycosyltransferase family 2/GtrA family protein gives rise to the protein MENIVIVIPSLEPDEKLLSLLETIRSRQSVTIPIVIVDDGSGIAFEKYFQIAKDKFDCIVLTHEQNFGKGRALKTAMNYVLKHFEKAKGIVTIDSDGQHRYKDMVFCVDAFNVHKDALIMGVRSFDGKVPFKSKFGNLLTRRIMKVITGIKLTDTQTGLRVIPRFFMEQLVNTSGDRFEYEMSMLLEAKKQQVRIVEVPIKTVYIEENQSSHFHALFDSIAIYAVFIKYLFSSVFSFFIDISIFSLIIYFIGESNFQAITIASYIARSISSLFNYLVNNYIVFKNGSSNSFIKYYGLVIIQTFISSLFVSLVHNVLMDFNPTLVKVVIDLLLFVISFYVQKKWVFHKVVK
- a CDS encoding DUF1858 domain-containing protein, which translates into the protein MKEISLGSSVYELVTAHPEIQHVLFDLGLKDIQTPGMLTTVGRYMTIPKGAKMKKVDLQVIIDQLEQLGFTIKE